In Oncorhynchus mykiss isolate Arlee chromosome 32, USDA_OmykA_1.1, whole genome shotgun sequence, the DNA window ACAGGTCAGGCAGCCTTACTTGAACTCTCTCCCTGGCTTGACAAGTAGACTTCTGTACACTTCCTTAGACATCTGCTATTCCAGCTCTACTTGTTTGGTGTTATTCGCTGAAAACTCCTCATTAACCATTCTTGTTTCCCTCTCCCTTCTAGGTTACTTTGATGCCCGTGCTCTGGCCACGGACTACCGAGGTCTGGGTTTCAGGGAGTGTCTGGCTGAGACAGCCCGCTACCTGAGCATCATCGAGGGGCTGGACAGCGCTGACCCCCTGAGGATCCGCCTGGTCTCCCACCTGAATAGCTACACGTCCCAGAGAGAGGCCCTCTCCATCTCTGGGATAGGGCACCTGGCCTGGGGCTCTGCCTTTGCGTCGCCCCCCTCCGCCCAACTGGCCCACCTCCTCCTACGGCAGCAGCACCATCAACATCAGCAGGGGGCGACGTTACAGTTACCACGGAGCGCCTCCAACAGCCCTccgtcatcctcctcttctactccttcatcctcctcctctccgatTGAGAGAGCGCCACGTTCCTCGCCCCATGGCCATGCTCCCAGCAGGCTTAGCGGTGCCACCCCCCTCTCTGAGCACAGCCATTCCCAGGGGGGCCCTCACCACGTCCCCCCCAGCGCTGCCCCCCTCCCCCCGGGGCTGAACCTCACCGTGACCTCCTCAGCCGCCGTGACCGCCaagctctcccctcccctctctctgtcctccctctccaccctgtcGGCGTTCCCCTTCCCCTTCAGTGCCTTCCCCCTGCTGTCCCCCAGCACCCTCAGCTCCCCTTCCTACACCCCCTCCAGCCAGGCCAGCTTGGGGAAGCAGCCCTACCGGCCCTGGGGCATGGAGATAGGGGCTTTCTGAATGATCTTTAACCCCCCTCCACACAGAATAAACTGACCATATAGATCAATAGAGGTCGCACCATCACTATGAACTCAACTCAGTTCACCAGCTGAGAAGGACCTTTCCAAGACAATGTTTTTCTAGACCTTTCCATGGCCAAGACAATGTTTTTCTAGACCTTGCCATGGCCAAGACAAGATTATGTTTTTCTAGACCCTTCCATGGCCAAGACAATGTTTTTCTAGACCTTTCCATGGCCAAGACAAGATTATGTTTTTCTAGGCCTTTCCATGGCCAAGACAAGATTATGTTTTTCTAGGCCTTTCCATGGCCAAGACAAGATGGAGTTTTTCTATCTCACATCCTATAGAGGATTTCTTAGAAATTGtgtttcaaatcaaagtttgttggtcacacacatattttgcagatgttatcgtgggtgtagctaaatgcttgtgtttctagctccaacagtactgTAAtatctagctaaatgcttgtgtttctagctccaacagtaatacctagctaaatgcttatATTTCGAGCTCTAACattaatacctagctaaatgcttatgtttcgagctccaacagtgcagtaatacctagctaaatgcttgtgtttcgagctccaacagtgcagtaatacctagctaaatgcttgtgtttctagctccaatagtactgtaatacctagctaaatgcttgtgtttctagctccaataggactgtaatacctagctaaatgcttgtgtttctagctccaatagtaatacctagctaaatgcttatgttttgagctccaacagtacagtaatacctagccaaatgcttgtgtttctagctccaacagtaatacctagccaaatgcttgtgtttctagctccaacagtaatacctagccaaatgcttgtgtttctagctccaacagtaatacctagccaaatgcttgtgtttctagctccaacagtaatacctagctaaatgcttgtgtttctagctccaacagtaatacctagctaaatgcttgtgtttctagctccaacagtgcagtaatacctagctaaatgcttgtgtttctagctccaacagtaatacctagctaaatgcttgtgtttctagctccaacagtgcagtaatacctagccaaatgcttgtgtttctagctccaacagtaatacctagctaaatgcttgtgtttctagctccaacagtaatacctagctaaatgcttgtgtttctagctccaacagtgcagtaatacctagctaaatgcttgtgtagcGAGCTGTTCACTTTTTACATTCTATGATATTATATGATCCATAAAAAGTGGTGGAGGCACAACACTCTTCTCCATTAAAACATTTTGATTGTGAATTAAttaataaataatatataatCTTCAACATATGGGAACAATCCCTCAAACACACTGCAGTGTCCCTGTATCTTTGCTCAGAGACACAGTATGTAGACTATATATTACAGTCCGATTTTAAGTAGACATTAAAAtgacatggtgcaagtgatcaatgctgttcgagattctgcacagattattgtGAACATGCTGACtttatatgattacataagacaATATATAGTTACAATAACCTCAGAGTGTGGCCATGGATTGTGTTACTCATTTAAAGGTTGAATGTTACATTAACTTTAATGTAACTTAACTTCAGGCTATTTACTTTATTACAAAA includes these proteins:
- the LOC110487932 gene encoding hairy/enhancer-of-split related with YRPW motif protein 1, coding for MKRIHDFSSSDSELDENIEVEKESADENGNVISPLGPMSPSTKTQVNARKRRRGIIEKRRRDRINNSLTELRRLVPSAFEKQGSAKLEKAEILQMTVEHLKMLHAAGGKGYFDARALATDYRGLGFRECLAETARYLSIIEGLDSADPLRIRLVSHLNSYTSQREALSISGIGHLAWGSAFASPPSAQLAHLLLRQQHHQHQQGATLQLPRSASNSPPSSSSSTPSSSSSPIERAPRSSPHGHAPSRLSGATPLSEHSHSQGGPHHVPPSAAPLPPGLNLTVTSSAAVTAKLSPPLSLSSLSTLSAFPFPFSAFPLLSPSTLSSPSYTPSSQASLGKQPYRPWGMEIGAF